The Cucurbita pepo subsp. pepo cultivar mu-cu-16 chromosome LG05, ASM280686v2, whole genome shotgun sequence nucleotide sequence atgagcataagctctcgtagctttgggctttcccaaaaggcctcataccaatggagatagggcctcataccaatggagatagcctcataccaatggagatagcctcataccaatggagatagtattcttcacttataaacatgatcttccactacaTTAACGGCACTCagtctcaataatcctcaaccgTTCATATATAAACACTTCTAGAAGAAAATCTCTTTTTGGATAAATTTtgattgtaaatttttttaaaaatattaattgaaaaccctcttcaactatttttaccaataattttttttattgttatttcaaaattatttttattcattcataAGCACTTTTAGAAAAGCAtgtcaatatatatatatatatatatatatatatatatatatatatagacttGGAATTAATATCATACAATgtgtaaatattttaatttaacaaaaataaattgaatttataacTTGAGTactgtatttatttatttatttttaaagaaaagtaatcgtttttatcataattctacattttaaattttaaaattcaaaatctgaatacaataaatctttaaaaaaaaaaaaaactcataatttCTACTGAAAAgcaagtttcaaaaatatgtTTACCAAAAGCATATTCTCGTCAATTTCTTGCTcctttccaaatcttttttCTATCACATCATATACTACTTTTTAAGTACAGCATGTTCCTTTTCCGAAATTGTAATACTTCTATCACCAATATAGAGAAGTACAAGTAATACATGTATTTCCTACACAAAGATCCAACGTACCCATCATCCTCGACTGGTAATTCGGCTTTCGTCTCATATGCAAGCACGTCCTCGACTGTTCGTCAAATACACGAGCACATCTCATTTAAAGCGAACCTCGATGATTGGAGAAAACAGCTCTACTTCACTTAAACTCCATTGTTAAGCTGTTCCACCAAGATTTCATCTCGTGTTCAGGTCAAATTCCCCGACTTCGCGCCAACTATCATGCATGCCTGTATCGCCTTTCTCAGCCTCCTCGTCATTTAATAGATCCTCTGATGCTTCTTTATCATCTCCCTGTGTGTTGTTGTTTCCCCATCCATTGACCATTTCATTTGGATGAACTTGCTCCTGCTCCCCAACACCATGGCCAACTCGAACATCGCTGCTTTGGGACCCAACATGCGCACCTGTTCTCATGGGACCACGAACCATCATTTCGTTAGCCTGTGGTTCAGCCCTCGTTAGGTCAGTCGTCTGCATCATTGCTGCCATCCGCATTTTGGCATCATGAGCCTCTCTTCCAGCCTTCCCTCTCAATTCAATCTCAGCTTTTAGTTCCAAGAGGTTCCGTTTCTCCTCTTGCATAAGGGCTTGTTCAAACATCAATCTCTCTTCTGAACGGAACTCCCCTAGTGTCCTTTTGCGAGTTATGATGTTAAAGGCCAACACCTGCTTCTCAAAAGTGGCAATGAATTCAGAAATTTTGGCTGAGATGTTATGGTCCCACTGCTGAGAGCGTGACAGCATTTGGCCAGTTGGATCAGAGTCGAGGATTCTATCATCTTCTTCGGCCTCATAGTCGGCCACCACATGATATGGCAGCAGCCTGTACAAATTTTTTGCATAATGCATCAATGAATCATCAAATTGTGATAAGAACATGGAGGAACAGATGCTATAAAGCATGCCACTCCCAACACTTCAAGTCAGTGCTCTTTCACACTCATACAAACAACCAAGTAATAGAAGGAATAGGCAAAGACCATATGTaactactttaaattttaaacggATCGATCTCGCCTATGTATCATTAATAACGATCAATGAACTTCTAGAATTTAGGTAGTATGGGGATTGTAACCATCAATGTATCCTTGACTCTACAAAAGAGAGATACGAAACTACTACATTGGTAAAATGAAACATACAAAATGACtaacaaagccacgagaggGGACGGCACTAAAAGAAAATCCAATAGGGTACAACAAATAAGGAAATGCTATAATTTGGAACAAAGAGAATCTTGGGAGAAAACCCAGTAGAAGAAACACTATTAAACCAAACTCCCTCAAGGATCTtcctaaattttgaaagaccTTCCATTTTCTCCGCCCAGATAGTCCAAAGGGTTAACGTGGATTCTTCAGTTTTCCCTCACTTTTTGCAGCATCAATCCTGAAAAAAAGGAGTATTTTCATCCCCCTCCACAAGCATTTGAACTTGCACTTTCCAAAGCATCAAGGACATCCATTAAAGGAGATCTATAATCCTATAGAAGGGCTTCATGATACAAGTAACATGGTCAGTAAGGATTTTCCAAACGACCGCCGCAGGACAATGAAATCACCAACCGGTATCCATGTCTCCTCACTAAAGCCCACTGAActttcaaattcaactccTAAGTCTTTAGTGTCTTGGGGAACAGCCACAGGcacataaaaaatgaaaaatgatgatgataataataattaaatataaatgcaTAAAACAAGAAGTCTCAGATtaagcgagagagagagagagagcaccTCCATCAAGGATCATGGATCATGGATAATTCCCccattataataatatcaCCGGAGAACCCAAGGAAATTAAAAGATGGCCAGCCAATCTTGTGGAAGCCCCAAATGAAGTTAGTAAGAAGATACCCAAATTACTCAACTTTATTGCTTGAAAAATTAACCAAACAGAGAGCCCGAACTATACGTGTTCCCCCACCCCCCCTCCAAGGATCTGTGAGTGCTAGCCTGCAAACTCCTAATGTCCCAGCTAAGGATTCTCATTCGAAAACATAAACACCTTGAGAAGAAACCACATTAACCTTGTCGATGTTAACGGAAGTGCGGAGGTTGTGAACTTTCCTCAATACAGAATTTTTGCTTTTGCCTCCTGATTTTTCTTAGAGAAATCCGTAGAAAGGGAGGCCATACGCAGTATGAAAATACTATATTGAGGCCCAAAGTAGATTAAGAAATCAAGGGAGGAAATAGTTCCAGTCTATTAGAATTTCTATAAGAATAGAATTTGGGTAAAAATTCATTGTAACCTTGCCTACAATCTCCCTGGAACACCATGATTCACAGGATGGTCAGGAGGAGGTGTGGTTTCTCATTAGGCTTAATGCCTCTACTTGGGCCTCGGTTTCCAAGGAATATTGTAATTCTCTGTTAGGTTTGTTGTTTGGAACTGGAAGCCTTTTTTGCATAGCTAACGTTCGACTTCCATTGGTGGGCTTTTTCTGCGTGCCCTTTTCGTGTCGAGAAACAAAAGTTAGTCAGTCACCAATCCAAGCAATAATTAGAATTTGCATAACACAATTCATAATTGAAAGAATAGAATCTAGATCTACTGCACCAGATGCATCATACTCAAGGGGAGCCAAATTTTTATGCAGTGTGCTTAGTAATCTCAACACAAATACTACTAGTTTCCTTTTCTATAGGTGTCTTCTTAATCCATTAAGCTCCTTAAGCACACGCCATAATCCATGGTCCTAAACTAATGATCGGAacagaatttaaaagaatgaTAAATGCAAGAAATTACCCAGTGAAAATTTGTTATTCcaaataaaagcaaaatcCTCGCTAGCAATAGtctttaaaacataattatatatgATTTAGGAACttcacacacacaaaaaactGCACTAAAAACACGCATTTGAAAATGACGAACCTCTCGCAAGCATCTTCAAGGGAACCAAAAGGGCGCTTAATGTCAGGATGGCACACACGCCAAGCGTCCTGATAAGCCATCTGGAGTTCCGCCTGGTTTCCGGTTCGCATTGCCCTCTGTTGCAGCTGGtgttgttgctgttgctgctgttgctgctgtTTCTGCTGCTGCAATTGTTGTGACGGTGGTTGAGTGGGACTAGGGTTAGACTGCAAATTAGGAACAGACGCGGTTGGATTAGGGTTAAGGTTTTGATGGAGATTAATGGATCCAGGGCGGAGATGAAGACCCGGTGGGCGCAAATGGGCGTCGATATTGGAAGGAAAGCGAGAGATAGCAGCAGCCTGTTGCTGAGCCTGCTGCTGTTTCTGCaattgttgaagaagaagaaattgctGGTGCTGCTGTTGgtgctgctgttgctgttgctgttgctgtttGTGCTGTTGCAGTAGCAGCTGTTGTTGGTGTTGAGCAGCCATTGCCGTCGCCTTGGCTTCGTCCATTTCGCTCGCTTCTCGGAGGACTCTTCTGAATGAGAGGGGAAATGGCATCTACGGCCGACGCCGTTCCCACAGACGAAGGAAGATTCGAATTGCCATCGTGGGATTGGCCGTACCCGAGCGCAGCtcttgtaatattttaaaattttaatttttttactttcaaaaaatcttaaaatttattggataatatatatatatatacgccttattttctattttctctctaaattaaaattttaaagttttgatctttctaatttaaatttagttttggtCGGTGAGATTAAgttgttataaattatatcaGAGTGAAATACAGATTAGTATAAGGTAGCCTCGGTGTGAAAATGGACCTATtgtcaaaaatatttaaaaatgtcaacaacagagTTTAAATCTGGTCTACTTAACCACAAAACACACATCAAATTAGTTggaaagtattatttttaatttcataaattatgtaatgGTCAAAGGGACCCTTTGACTTTTTGTGTGGAGATTTAAGAGGATCGGAATTAAATTTCGGCCACAAACGTCTCTTGCGTGACTATGAATACCCACACT carries:
- the LOC111795348 gene encoding SWI/SNF chromatin-remodeling complex subunit SNF5-like, yielding MPFPLSFRRVLREASEMDEAKATAMAAQHQQQLLLQQHKQQQQQQQQHQQQHQQFLLLQQLQKQQQAQQQAAAISRFPSNIDAHLRPPGLHLRPGSINLHQNLNPNPTASVPNLQSNPSPTQPPSQQLQQQKQQQQQQQQQHQLQQRAMRTGNQAELQMAYQDAWRVCHPDIKRPFGSLEDACERLLPYHVVADYEAEEDDRILDSDPTGQMLSRSQQWDHNISAKISEFIATFEKQVLAFNIITRKRTLGEFRSEERLMFEQALMQEEKRNLLELKAEIELRGKAGREAHDAKMRMAAMMQTTDLTRAEPQANEMMVRGPMRTGAHVGSQSSDVRVGHGVGEQEQVHPNEMVNGWGNNNTQGDDKEASEDLLNDEEAEKGDTGMHDSWREVGEFDLNTR